One segment of Terriglobia bacterium DNA contains the following:
- a CDS encoding helix-turn-helix transcriptional regulator → MKMEIWLSGIRQNRLARELNLDETVLSKVINGYRQPSEKMRALLAQYFNKNERWLFQTEPTQPNRILTKGNNGAGSPHPTEHKD, encoded by the coding sequence TTGAAAATGGAAATTTGGCTTTCCGGCATCCGGCAGAACCGCCTGGCCCGCGAACTCAACCTTGACGAGACCGTCTTGAGCAAGGTCATCAACGGTTACCGGCAGCCTTCAGAGAAAATGCGCGCCCTGCTTGCCCAGTATTTCAACAAGAACGAACGCTGGCTTTTCCAGACCGAGCCAACCCAGCCGAACAGAATCTTGACCAAGGGGAACAACGGCGCCGGAAGCCCTCACCCAACCGAGCACAAGGACTAG
- a CDS encoding glycosyltransferase family 39 protein, giving the protein MNKENLPQLIATPRFFAFILLAPLLLAGVCQLVKAGQSLFFHGDNTFPEGAVVQTAVWSRDSGRVYPALQSSPYTPAPYGPLFYVSLSAVARSTSAGFDSLLIFGRVVILISFLLLPIVSYRWARKRGLTTAVALSAAAFVLAQIDFLDWNVTVRPDLLALLFSVAAFYLLTTEDASWRRMIIAGLLCGMAASFKQSFIALPFVAMVWLLWTRRLRNALLFAAGGATLGVVVVGWLAFHHEPFLEEVLLARYSPVSFVAAVQLLKADLLHSPWQMILLALGFLGALCFPKESLRGFLFLYLAFAWLAGFYTAMAPGANVNAFLEAWVVSAMLAPFAIYQLAESWYRVPIPAKAALVLLWLAAAAVSLEAWRVPMTVRPTSTYGELAEIVRGHRVLSDFPYVSAHGTQPELLDPSVNHYLELARRWSPQPVLEEVKRQDFDFVIVGLSGGQPRQWRGLTLFSGSILREIASDYRLACATDRFAVYVPGSRAADSDSAATERRLQDLGCKPSAPVLSH; this is encoded by the coding sequence ATGAACAAAGAAAACCTCCCGCAACTCATAGCCACCCCCAGGTTCTTCGCTTTCATCCTGCTGGCGCCGCTCTTGTTGGCTGGCGTTTGCCAGTTGGTCAAGGCCGGCCAGTCGCTCTTTTTCCACGGCGACAACACCTTCCCCGAAGGCGCCGTGGTACAGACCGCCGTGTGGAGCCGGGATTCGGGGCGCGTTTATCCGGCCTTGCAGAGTTCGCCCTACACGCCGGCGCCCTATGGCCCTCTTTTTTACGTGAGCTTGTCGGCTGTAGCCCGCTCCACCAGTGCAGGGTTTGACAGCCTCCTGATTTTCGGCCGTGTCGTGATTCTGATCAGCTTTCTGCTTCTGCCCATCGTTTCCTATCGCTGGGCGCGCAAGCGAGGGTTGACCACTGCGGTTGCTCTGTCGGCAGCCGCGTTTGTTCTGGCGCAAATTGACTTCCTGGACTGGAACGTCACCGTGCGTCCTGACCTCCTGGCGCTTCTCTTCAGCGTTGCCGCTTTCTATCTGCTGACGACCGAGGACGCCTCCTGGCGACGAATGATCATTGCCGGCTTGCTGTGCGGCATGGCCGCTTCGTTCAAGCAATCATTCATCGCGCTTCCGTTTGTTGCGATGGTCTGGCTGCTTTGGACCAGGCGCCTGCGCAATGCGCTGCTTTTTGCCGCCGGAGGAGCAACGCTGGGAGTTGTAGTCGTCGGCTGGCTGGCTTTCCATCACGAGCCCTTCCTCGAAGAAGTGCTCCTGGCGCGCTATTCGCCAGTCAGCTTCGTCGCTGCCGTGCAACTGTTAAAAGCAGACCTGCTGCATTCTCCATGGCAGATGATCCTGCTCGCGCTGGGTTTTTTGGGCGCGCTGTGTTTCCCCAAGGAATCTCTGCGAGGGTTTCTATTTCTGTATCTCGCCTTTGCCTGGCTCGCAGGGTTCTATACCGCCATGGCGCCCGGCGCGAACGTGAACGCGTTTCTGGAAGCCTGGGTTGTTTCGGCGATGCTGGCGCCGTTTGCTATCTACCAGCTTGCCGAGAGCTGGTACAGAGTGCCAATTCCGGCGAAAGCCGCTCTGGTTCTGCTATGGCTTGCCGCCGCCGCGGTAAGCCTTGAAGCCTGGCGTGTACCTATGACCGTGCGCCCGACGTCCACATACGGCGAGCTTGCGGAGATCGTCCGGGGCCATCGCGTTCTCTCTGACTTTCCTTATGTAAGCGCGCACGGCACGCAGCCGGAATTGCTCGACCCGTCTGTGAACCACTATCTGGAACTCGCGCGGCGCTGGTCGCCCCAACCGGTCCTGGAAGAAGTGAAGCGACAGGACTTTGATTTTGTCATTGTTGGACTCAGCGGCGGCCAGCCCAGGCAATGGCGCGGGCTGACTCTGTTCAGCGGGTCTATCTTGCGGGAAATTGCCAGCGACTATCGCCTGGCCTGTGCGACTGACCGCTTTGCCGTCTACGTACCCGGCAGCCGCGCAGCGGATAGCGACAGCGCCGCCACCGAACGCCGCCTGCAGGACCTGGGGTGCAAGCCGAGCGCTCCAGTTCTGTCGCACTAG
- a CDS encoding polysaccharide biosynthesis/export family protein, which produces MAFLVCAGALAQTSGDKKPEQDKVAALKPTATPEMEKAKAPAGGDSHAAPAQAKDSFQQYRIGEQDVLVITVWREPELSATVMVRPDGKITLPLVNDVDAGGLTTDELKNLLTEKLRPFVNVPQVTVAVREINSRKVFVIGQVGREGSYRINSTSTVLQVIAEAGGLRDFANRKGIYVLRHQNGSQVKLSFNYDKVIRGKDDNIQLRPGDTIVVP; this is translated from the coding sequence ATGGCATTCCTAGTGTGTGCGGGCGCGTTGGCCCAGACCAGCGGTGACAAGAAGCCGGAGCAGGACAAAGTCGCGGCGCTGAAGCCGACGGCGACACCAGAGATGGAAAAAGCAAAGGCTCCGGCGGGTGGCGATTCCCACGCCGCGCCGGCGCAAGCCAAAGATAGTTTCCAGCAGTATCGAATTGGCGAGCAGGACGTGCTGGTGATCACCGTGTGGCGCGAGCCCGAGCTTTCCGCCACGGTGATGGTCCGCCCCGACGGCAAGATCACACTGCCTTTGGTCAATGACGTGGACGCCGGCGGCCTGACCACCGACGAACTCAAGAACCTGCTGACGGAGAAACTTCGCCCCTTCGTAAATGTCCCGCAGGTCACGGTGGCGGTGCGCGAGATCAACAGCCGCAAGGTTTTTGTGATCGGCCAGGTAGGCCGTGAGGGATCATACCGGATCAACAGCACGTCCACGGTGCTGCAGGTGATTGCCGAGGCCGGCGGGCTGCGCGACTTCGCCAACCGCAAAGGCATCTACGTGTTGCGCCATCAAAACGGCAGCCAGGTGAAGCTCAGCTTCAACTACGACAAAGTGATCCGCGGCAAGGACGACAACATTCAGTTGCGCCCGGGCGACACCATCGTGGTCCCCTGA